One segment of Coffea arabica cultivar ET-39 chromosome 7c, Coffea Arabica ET-39 HiFi, whole genome shotgun sequence DNA contains the following:
- the LOC113698837 gene encoding uncharacterized protein, producing MKGVQRGVNAHGVVLLLVVVVLLQKAVLGRPLQLQQLTAVTRPSPKDTAAFARWLVCQSSWGVLSTIASDLGGAPFGNVVSFSDGQPDKGSGIPYFYLTTLDPTARYALKDQRSSLTISEHPIGTCGTKDPENPSCAKITLVGKLTLLDGNSKEAELAQTALFTKHPEMTGWPKGHNFQFFELEIYDIFMINWFGGPKPLTVEQYLQADMNKVTFSF from the exons ATGAAGGGAGTACAAAGAGGGGTCAATGCCCATGGAGTGGTGCTGCTCTTGGTGGTGGTGGTATTGCTTCAGAAAGCCGTACTGGGACGGCCTCTGCAACTGCAACAACTCACAGCGGTAACCAGGCCCAGCCCGAAGGACACTGCTGCTTTCGCTCGTTGGTTGGTCTGCCAGAGCTCCTGGGGTGTTCTAAG TACCATAGCCAGTGATTTGGGAGGAGCACCTTTTGG AAATGTGGTCTCATTTAGTGATGGGCAACCAGACAAAGGAAGTGGCATCCCATATTTCTATTTGACGACACTTGATCCAACAGCACGTTATGCTTTGAAAGACCAAAGATCTTCCTTAACAATTAGTGAACATCCCATCGGGACTTGTGGTACCAAGGACCCTGAAAACCCTTCTTGTGCAAAAATTACACTTGTAGGGAAG TTGACATTACTTGACGGAAATTCCAAGGAAGCTGAGCTTGCTCAAACTGCGCTGTTCACTAAGCACCCTGAAATGACAG GCTGGCCTAAGGGTCATAATTTCCAGTTCTTCGAGCTGGAAATTTATGATATATTTATGATCAATTGGTTCGGCGGCCCTAAACCTCTCACTGTGGAGCAATATTTGCAAGCTGACAT GAATAAAGTCACGTTCAGTTTCTGA
- the LOC140010325 gene encoding DEAD-box ATP-dependent RNA helicase 16-like has protein sequence MPQSAARYVHRIGRTGRAYNTGASVSLVSPEENDMFEDIKSIIGESDNMDSNFIAPFPLLTKNAVEGLRYRAEKELAQLTCECERHIGTQSGGMEQYYSSSFQWELIALN, from the exons ATGCCTCAAAGTGCTGCGAGATATGTACATCGAATTGGACGTACTGGAAGAGCGTATAACACTGGTGCATCTGTCTCTCTG GTGTCCCCTGAGGAGAATGACATGTTTGAAGATATTAAATCCATCATCGGTGAAAGTGATAACATGGACTCCAATTTTATAGCTCCATTTCCATTGCTCACTAAGAATGCTGTGGAGGGCTTGAGATATAGAGCTGAG AAAGAACTTGCTCAACTTACTTGTGAATGTGAAAGACATATTGGCACACAATCTGGCGGAATGGAACAG TATTATTCGTCTTCATTCCAATGGGAGCTCATTGCTCTAAATTAG
- the LOC113697957 gene encoding uncharacterized protein isoform X1, whose protein sequence is MGLFTYTIAGGGFILIGAWESFVSSSECIRNTPPSPPLASHRAISGINNSSTQTKKAPPFSSSVTCLSISVLSFLFILNSLISISDALNSKDHVGFAFQLEVIAIALLFFLYSTLGLFTLVKISFQFPSAILNMLLLFAFGEEFLFFYVRRKDPSGVENRYYDLFLVPIGICLFCTILELKSPKSNYARLGRGVGLVLQGMWIVQMGFSFFSDLMMVHGCSLHGKSRGNYTIKCKGHPEYHRGRAIATLQFNCHLALLVTLIVVVYGIVCKKHGIRRDLLLYRPLGPEIEHLDGQPQFTLDSDDDLDDADQNGIKEVGSVEMQKAIVAVPASEVNGYGTH, encoded by the coding sequence ATGGGACTCTTCACCTACACCATAGCCGGAGGCGGTTTCATCTTGATCGGTGCTTGGGAATCGTTCGTGTCTTCCTCTGAATGTATCCGAAATACGCCACCATCTCCGCCCCTTGCCAGCCATCGCGCCATTTCAGGTATTAACAACAGCAGCACTCAAACGAAAAAGGCCCCTCCTTTTTCATCATCGGTAACATGCTTATCAATCTCCGTCCTTTCTTTCCTCTTCAttctaaactctctcatctccATCTCCGACGCCCTCAACTCCAAAGACCACGTCGGTTTCGCCTTCCAGTTAGAGGTAATCGCAATCGCTCTCCTTTTTTTCCTATATTCAACTTTGGGTCTCTTCACGCTTGTCAAGATTTCGTTTCAATTTCCTTCAGCGATCCTCAATATGCTGCTTCTTTTCGCTTTCGGCGAAGAATTTTTGTTCTTTTACGTTAGAAGAAAGGACCCCAGTGGGGTAGAAAACCGATACTACGATCTCTTCCTCGTGCCAATAGGCATTTGTCTGTTTTGTACTATTCTCGAACTGAAAAGTCCCAAATCGAATTATGCAAGATTGGGACGCGGGGTTGGACTGGTTTTACAGGGTATGTGGATAGTCCAGATGGGTTTCTCATTTTTCTCTGATTTGATGATGGTACATGGATGCTCTTTGCACGGGAAGAGTAGAGGAAACTATACGATTAAGTGTAAAGGGCACCCTGAGTATCATCGTGGTCGAGCGATCGCTACGCTTCAGTTTAATTGCCATCTTGCACTTCTAGTGACTTTGATTGTTGTGGTGTATGGAATTGTCTGCAAGAAGCATGGGATTAGGCGTGATTTGTTGCTGTATAGGCCGCTTGGACCTGAGATTGAGCATCTGGATGGTCAGCCTCAGTTTACTCTGGAttctgatgatgatcttgatgaTGCTGATCAGAATGGGATTAAAGAGGTGGGGAGTGTGGAAATGCAGAAGGCTATTGTAGCAGTGCCTGCATCAGAAGTCAATGGTTATGGTACTCATTGA
- the LOC113697957 gene encoding uncharacterized protein isoform X2, translating into MLINLRPFFPLHSKLSHLHLRRPQLQRPRRFRLPVRAILNMLLLFAFGEEFLFFYVRRKDPSGVENRYYDLFLVPIGICLFCTILELKSPKSNYARLGRGVGLVLQGMWIVQMGFSFFSDLMMVHGCSLHGKSRGNYTIKCKGHPEYHRGRAIATLQFNCHLALLVTLIVVVYGIVCKKHGIRRDLLLYRPLGPEIEHLDGQPQFTLDSDDDLDDADQNGIKEVGSVEMQKAIVAVPASEVNGYGTH; encoded by the exons ATGCTTATCAATCTCCGTCCTTTCTTTCCTCTTCAttctaaactctctcatctccATCTCCGACGCCCTCAACTCCAAAGACCACGTCGGTTTCGCCTTCCAGTTAGAG CGATCCTCAATATGCTGCTTCTTTTCGCTTTCGGCGAAGAATTTTTGTTCTTTTACGTTAGAAGAAAGGACCCCAGTGGGGTAGAAAACCGATACTACGATCTCTTCCTCGTGCCAATAGGCATTTGTCTGTTTTGTACTATTCTCGAACTGAAAAGTCCCAAATCGAATTATGCAAGATTGGGACGCGGGGTTGGACTGGTTTTACAGGGTATGTGGATAGTCCAGATGGGTTTCTCATTTTTCTCTGATTTGATGATGGTACATGGATGCTCTTTGCACGGGAAGAGTAGAGGAAACTATACGATTAAGTGTAAAGGGCACCCTGAGTATCATCGTGGTCGAGCGATCGCTACGCTTCAGTTTAATTGCCATCTTGCACTTCTAGTGACTTTGATTGTTGTGGTGTATGGAATTGTCTGCAAGAAGCATGGGATTAGGCGTGATTTGTTGCTGTATAGGCCGCTTGGACCTGAGATTGAGCATCTGGATGGTCAGCCTCAGTTTACTCTGGAttctgatgatgatcttgatgaTGCTGATCAGAATGGGATTAAAGAGGTGGGGAGTGTGGAAATGCAGAAGGCTATTGTAGCAGTGCCTGCATCAGAAGTCAATGGTTATGGTACTCATTGA